Proteins encoded by one window of Halomonas chromatireducens:
- a CDS encoding enoyl-CoA hydratase-related protein, with translation MSEKLIEIDDRDGIVRLTITRPKALNALNSAVLAELEAVLTDLEKRDDLRGVLITGAGEKSFVAGADITEMREKTPEEARAFAGQALRTIKRLETLPVPVVALVNGFCLGGGCELALACDWAVASDNAVFGQPEVLLGVIPGFGGTQRLPRRVGPAMALDLVTTGRKIDAQEALRIGLVNRVMPQAELEAYADELTKQLSGNGPLAVRGAKQAVHDGMDQDLDSALALETALFACCFAGEEQSEGMSAFVEKRKPNF, from the coding sequence ATGAGCGAGAAGCTGATCGAGATTGATGATCGCGATGGCATCGTACGCCTGACCATCACCCGGCCCAAGGCATTGAACGCGCTGAACAGTGCCGTGCTCGCCGAGCTGGAAGCGGTTTTGACGGACCTGGAGAAGCGCGACGACCTGCGCGGCGTGCTGATTACCGGCGCCGGCGAGAAGTCCTTCGTCGCCGGTGCCGATATCACCGAGATGCGCGAGAAGACGCCGGAGGAGGCGCGGGCCTTCGCCGGCCAGGCACTGCGTACCATCAAGCGACTGGAAACGCTCCCGGTGCCGGTGGTCGCCCTGGTGAATGGCTTTTGTCTTGGCGGCGGCTGCGAACTGGCGCTGGCCTGCGACTGGGCGGTAGCCAGCGATAATGCCGTCTTCGGTCAGCCGGAAGTGCTGCTGGGGGTCATTCCCGGCTTCGGCGGCACCCAGCGCCTGCCGCGCCGGGTCGGTCCGGCCATGGCGCTGGACCTGGTCACCACCGGCCGCAAGATCGATGCTCAGGAAGCCCTGCGCATCGGACTGGTCAACCGCGTCATGCCCCAGGCCGAGCTCGAAGCCTATGCCGATGAGCTGACCAAGCAGCTGTCCGGCAACGGCCCCCTGGCGGTGCGCGGTGCCAAGCAGGCGGTTCACGACGGCATGGACCAGGACCTGGACAGCGCCCTGGCCCTGGAAACGGCCCTGTTCGCCTGCTGCTTCGCCGGTGAGGAGCAGAGCGAAGGCATGAGCGCCTTCGTCGAGAAGCGCAAGCCTAACTTCTGA
- a CDS encoding Rieske (2Fe-2S) protein, with protein sequence MSQAWKQYRSAPQPGTRLMRFEELPPGDTRSLTLQSENGSFPLLLLRLDEIPLAYVNACPHQYLPLDQRGKRVLSQDGEALRCTNHDATFSARTGEGLSGHGEGCALDPVPLSVDDDGWLVIGNAE encoded by the coding sequence ATGTCACAGGCATGGAAGCAGTATCGTAGCGCTCCACAGCCGGGAACGCGCCTCATGCGATTCGAGGAGCTACCGCCCGGAGATACTCGCTCGTTGACCCTTCAGAGCGAGAATGGCAGCTTTCCGCTGCTGCTCTTGCGCCTGGACGAGATCCCTCTCGCATATGTCAACGCCTGCCCTCACCAGTACCTGCCCCTGGACCAACGAGGCAAGCGCGTTCTCAGCCAGGATGGTGAAGCACTTCGCTGCACCAATCACGACGCCACTTTCTCCGCCCGTACCGGTGAGGGGCTTAGCGGCCACGGCGAGGGCTGCGCCCTGGACCCGGTACCGCTGAGCGTCGATGACGACGGTTGGCTGGTGATCGGCAACGCTGAATAG
- a CDS encoding MOSC domain-containing protein: protein MKISGIHLYPVKSLSGITLERAELGERGIAHDRNWMVVDDVGRFVTQRQMPAMARIAVRLESDRLLLEHPEVAPLAIELARSGQPSLTAYVWEDACRALDEGPEAAQWLKTVLGDWKGSGLRLVRFAPDERRAVEPFYQQGENAHTAFADGYPFLIASEASLAALNQTLQRKGLSPLPMNRFRPNIVVEGAAPFAEDGWSELGSPEGYRFGIRKPCQRCKITTVDQATGNIAIPGEPLKTLMEMKTQPFRPGAYFGQNATLLEGRGQFIAVGDSLLD, encoded by the coding sequence GTGAAGATTTCGGGAATCCATCTGTATCCGGTCAAGTCGCTGAGTGGAATTACCCTGGAGCGGGCGGAACTCGGTGAACGAGGTATCGCCCATGATCGAAACTGGATGGTGGTGGACGATGTGGGGCGTTTCGTGACCCAGCGGCAGATGCCGGCCATGGCTCGGATCGCAGTCCGCCTGGAAAGCGACCGGCTGCTGCTGGAACATCCCGAGGTGGCGCCGCTGGCCATCGAGCTGGCACGCAGCGGCCAGCCGTCGCTGACGGCCTATGTCTGGGAAGATGCCTGCCGGGCGCTGGACGAAGGCCCCGAGGCGGCGCAGTGGTTGAAAACCGTGCTGGGCGACTGGAAAGGCAGCGGGTTGCGTCTGGTGCGCTTTGCACCGGACGAGCGTCGTGCCGTCGAGCCCTTCTACCAGCAGGGCGAGAACGCCCACACCGCCTTCGCCGATGGCTACCCCTTCCTGATTGCCTCGGAGGCGTCGCTGGCAGCGCTCAACCAGACGCTGCAGCGCAAGGGGCTTTCGCCACTGCCGATGAACCGCTTTCGCCCCAATATCGTGGTGGAGGGAGCCGCCCCCTTTGCCGAGGACGGGTGGAGTGAGCTTGGTTCTCCCGAGGGCTACCGCTTCGGCATACGCAAGCCCTGCCAGCGCTGCAAGATCACCACGGTGGACCAGGCGACCGGAAACATCGCGATCCCCGGCGAGCCGCTCAAGACCCTGATGGAAATGAAGACCCAGCCGTTTCGCCCAGGGGCATACTTCGGCCAGAATGCCACCCTGCTCGAAGGCCGGGGCCAGTTCATCGCCGTCGGTGACAGCCTGCTTGATTGA
- a CDS encoding YtoQ family protein, giving the protein MSFYVYLSGEIHTDWRDEIQRGAEAAGLDIVFTSAVTDHAASDAAGDHLGEESNPFWRDHKSSKVNAIRTKTLIEQSDLVVVRFGDKYKQWNAAFDAGYCAALGKPYVTLHGEEIIHPLKEVDAQAMAWATTTDQVVEILRYVTKA; this is encoded by the coding sequence ATGAGCTTTTACGTCTATCTTTCGGGTGAAATTCACACCGACTGGCGCGACGAGATTCAGCGCGGCGCCGAGGCGGCCGGCCTGGACATTGTCTTCACCTCGGCGGTGACCGACCATGCGGCCAGCGATGCCGCCGGAGACCACCTCGGAGAGGAGAGCAATCCGTTCTGGCGCGATCACAAATCATCCAAGGTCAATGCCATCCGCACCAAGACGCTGATCGAACAGAGCGACCTGGTGGTGGTTCGTTTCGGTGACAAGTACAAGCAGTGGAATGCCGCTTTCGATGCCGGCTACTGTGCGGCACTGGGCAAGCCCTATGTCACCCTGCATGGCGAGGAGATCATCCATCCGCTCAAGGAAGTCGATGCACAGGCCATGGCATGGGCTACTACTACCGACCAGGTCGTCGAGATTCTGCGCTACGTCACCAAGGCCTGA
- a CDS encoding sialidase family protein translates to MSDVVKHRLALHLSCSSLRQTALLATASLLLTLAAPSIADEGPITWQPALQIASGEAHVGPWRMNKSDFRYVDDPTVALHQDGTAAVLWVDQAQQDVFFQAIDRNGEPQHDEPTNVSRSGDTFSWLPRLVIAGDDPDTLYVLWQEIIFSGGSHGGDILFARSQDGGMTFSEPLNLSRSREGAGKGRLTEQRWDNGSLDLAEGPDGTIWAAWTTYEGDLYISHSQDGGNTFAQPQPVARDDARPARAPSLAVDDEGRVHLAWSVGEDPAANIHYTLSDSSGAILAEPAVVATSRGHSDAPSLAVDANGTLHLAYAEAADGPGQPSRLYYTRADHGERFATPRPLVEEQSEDAAGHGYPSIAVAGSHVHLTWERFPDPRQRPRGLGIMHSWDSGETFSSPSIVPESVVDIGFNGNLQGLLTRKLAVNHNGDIAVVNSTFQPDEASHAWLIRGRYER, encoded by the coding sequence ATGTCCGATGTCGTGAAACACCGCCTGGCCCTGCACCTGTCGTGCTCCTCTCTTCGACAAACGGCCCTGCTGGCGACCGCTTCACTGCTGCTGACACTAGCTGCCCCCAGTATCGCCGATGAAGGCCCCATTACCTGGCAGCCGGCCCTGCAGATCGCCAGCGGTGAAGCCCATGTGGGGCCCTGGCGCATGAACAAGTCGGACTTTCGCTACGTGGACGACCCAACGGTTGCCCTGCACCAGGACGGCACCGCAGCGGTACTCTGGGTCGACCAGGCGCAACAGGACGTTTTCTTCCAGGCTATCGATCGTAACGGCGAACCACAGCACGACGAGCCCACCAACGTATCACGCAGCGGCGATACCTTCTCCTGGCTGCCCCGGTTGGTGATCGCTGGCGACGATCCCGACACCCTCTACGTACTCTGGCAGGAGATTATCTTTTCCGGCGGAAGCCATGGCGGCGACATCCTGTTCGCCCGTTCGCAGGATGGCGGCATGACGTTCAGCGAACCACTGAACCTCTCCCGGTCACGGGAAGGCGCCGGCAAGGGGCGGCTGACCGAGCAGCGCTGGGACAATGGCAGCCTGGATCTGGCCGAAGGCCCGGATGGCACCATCTGGGCCGCCTGGACGACCTATGAAGGCGACCTGTACATCAGCCATTCGCAGGATGGCGGCAACACCTTCGCTCAACCCCAGCCGGTCGCCAGGGACGACGCCCGCCCCGCCCGAGCTCCTAGCCTTGCCGTGGATGACGAAGGACGGGTACATCTGGCCTGGAGCGTTGGCGAAGACCCGGCCGCCAACATTCACTACACACTGTCAGACAGCAGCGGGGCCATCCTGGCAGAGCCTGCCGTCGTCGCTACCTCTCGGGGGCACTCGGACGCCCCCTCCCTGGCGGTAGATGCAAACGGTACCTTGCACCTGGCCTATGCCGAGGCCGCCGACGGACCCGGCCAGCCTTCCCGCCTTTACTATACCCGTGCCGACCATGGCGAACGTTTTGCCACCCCTCGGCCATTGGTCGAGGAGCAGAGCGAAGACGCTGCCGGGCATGGGTATCCATCGATTGCAGTGGCCGGAAGTCATGTCCACCTGACCTGGGAGCGCTTCCCCGACCCACGCCAGCGGCCTCGCGGGCTGGGCATCATGCACTCATGGGATAGCGGCGAGACATTTTCGTCCCCCAGCATCGTGCCGGAAAGCGTGGTGGACATCGGCTTCAACGGCAACCTTCAGGGGCTGTTGACCCGCAAGCTCGCGGTGAACCACAACGGCGACATCGCCGTGGTAAACAGCACCTTTCAACCTGACGAGGCCAGCCATGCCTGGTTGATCCGGGGACGGTATGAGCGCTGA
- a CDS encoding acyl-CoA dehydrogenase has protein sequence MFPFVAPVRDLRFVLEELLEHRSLALPGFEEASPDLVEAVLEEAARLAGEVWGPLNASGDQQGCTRRSDGGVTLPDGFIEAYQAYAEGGWNGIGVSEALGGQGLPEVVASSVQEMLHGANMALGLCPMLTAGAIEALAHHGSDALKASYLPKLVEGSWTGTMNLTEPQAGSDLSKVRTRAVPCPDEEGDHFRLFGQKIFITWGEHDAAENIVHLVLARKPDAPEGNKGISLFLVPKFLVNADGSLGERNDVTCASIEHKLGIHGSPTCTLSFGDGDGAIGYLVGEEGRGLNHMFTMMNEARHKVGIQGIGVAERACQHAFAYALDRVQGKVRGREATISEHLDVRRMLLSMRARTDALRALALYCAAQLDVARHGGDGEREVAQARADVLIPVVKAFSTDQAVDIASMGVQVHGGMGFIEETGAAQLLRDARIAPIYEGTNGIQALDLAGRKLQRDGGAALAGLIEEVEATASELREDGELAALGESLAAGAADLEAAMQRVLEQGSDSELGPDAIQAYATPFLSLAGHVLCAWQMGRAALKARAAQAAGSNEPFYQAKLAAADFALRQWLPVGRANRSVIEAGMACLADYEVTLP, from the coding sequence ATGTTCCCCTTTGTTGCTCCTGTTCGCGATCTTCGCTTCGTGCTCGAGGAACTGCTCGAGCACCGTTCGCTCGCCCTGCCTGGTTTCGAAGAGGCCAGCCCCGACCTGGTTGAAGCGGTGCTGGAGGAGGCAGCCAGGCTGGCGGGCGAGGTATGGGGGCCGCTGAATGCCAGCGGCGACCAGCAGGGCTGCACCCGCCGTAGTGATGGCGGCGTGACACTGCCCGATGGCTTCATCGAGGCCTATCAGGCTTATGCCGAGGGCGGTTGGAACGGCATCGGCGTCTCCGAGGCGCTGGGCGGCCAGGGTCTGCCCGAAGTGGTGGCAAGTTCGGTACAGGAGATGCTTCACGGCGCGAACATGGCACTGGGACTCTGTCCAATGCTCACCGCCGGCGCCATCGAGGCACTGGCACACCATGGCAGCGACGCGCTCAAGGCGTCCTACCTGCCCAAGCTGGTGGAGGGGAGTTGGACCGGTACGATGAACCTCACCGAGCCCCAGGCCGGCTCCGATCTTTCCAAGGTGCGCACCCGGGCTGTTCCATGCCCTGATGAAGAGGGCGATCATTTCCGATTGTTCGGCCAGAAGATATTCATTACCTGGGGCGAGCACGATGCCGCCGAGAACATCGTTCACCTGGTGCTGGCACGCAAACCGGATGCGCCGGAAGGCAACAAGGGCATTTCGCTGTTCCTGGTGCCCAAGTTCCTGGTCAATGCCGACGGCTCGTTGGGTGAGCGCAACGACGTGACCTGTGCCTCCATCGAGCACAAGCTCGGCATCCACGGCTCGCCCACCTGCACCCTGAGCTTCGGCGATGGCGACGGTGCCATTGGCTACCTGGTGGGCGAGGAGGGGCGCGGCCTCAACCACATGTTCACCATGATGAACGAAGCGCGTCACAAGGTTGGCATTCAGGGTATCGGCGTGGCCGAGCGCGCCTGCCAGCATGCCTTCGCCTATGCGCTGGATCGGGTGCAGGGCAAGGTCCGCGGTAGGGAAGCCACCATCAGCGAGCACCTCGACGTGCGGCGCATGCTGCTTTCCATGCGCGCTCGCACCGACGCCCTGCGTGCCCTGGCGCTCTACTGTGCGGCCCAGCTCGACGTGGCGCGACATGGTGGCGATGGCGAGCGTGAGGTTGCCCAGGCCCGTGCCGACGTGTTGATTCCCGTAGTCAAGGCATTCTCCACTGACCAGGCCGTGGACATCGCCTCCATGGGCGTACAGGTTCACGGTGGCATGGGCTTCATTGAGGAGACCGGCGCCGCACAGCTGCTGCGCGATGCTCGCATTGCGCCCATCTACGAGGGCACCAACGGCATCCAGGCACTCGACCTGGCCGGCCGCAAGCTTCAGCGCGATGGTGGTGCCGCCCTGGCCGGGCTGATCGAGGAGGTCGAGGCCACCGCCAGCGAACTGCGTGAGGACGGCGAGCTCGCCGCCCTCGGCGAGAGCCTGGCCGCCGGGGCCGCCGATCTGGAGGCTGCCATGCAGCGCGTGCTCGAGCAGGGCTCTGATTCCGAGCTAGGGCCGGATGCCATTCAGGCCTACGCCACACCGTTCCTTAGCCTGGCAGGTCACGTGCTGTGCGCCTGGCAGATGGGGCGGGCCGCACTCAAGGCCCGTGCCGCTCAAGCGGCAGGCAGCAACGAGCCGTTCTACCAGGCCAAGCTGGCCGCGGCCGATTTCGCCCTGCGCCAGTGGCTGCCGGTCGGCCGAGCCAACCGCAGCGTGATCGAAGCAGGAATGGCATGCCTGGCCGACTACGAGGTCACGCTTCCCTGA
- a CDS encoding DMT family transporter yields MSPADTLRLILLSSLWGMSFIFMRVAVPEFGPVPLILVRMGVGALLLIPLLLSLRYLKLVWENKGGLLLLGLVNHVLPFVLLALATVRLEAGFTSLINATTPIFTALLGALFFTTPVQRQQYLGLALAFAGVYVLSANRLDFALGGDGWFILSALGATFCYGVASNYSKTYLSHLPVRVLAAGSTAMSALILLIPGLLLWPTEPISGLAWANGLSLAVFSTTVAFLLYFGLISSAGATATSTVTFLVPVSALLWGYLLLGEVLSLQILVGMAITLVGTAVATGILRLRRRTLT; encoded by the coding sequence ATGTCGCCGGCCGATACGCTCCGCCTGATTCTGCTCTCGTCGCTGTGGGGCATGTCATTCATCTTCATGCGGGTGGCGGTCCCCGAGTTCGGCCCCGTACCGCTGATCCTGGTGCGGATGGGCGTGGGCGCTCTGCTGCTGATTCCGCTGCTGCTCAGCCTGCGCTACCTGAAGCTGGTCTGGGAAAACAAGGGCGGGCTGCTGCTGCTGGGCCTGGTCAATCACGTGCTGCCATTCGTCCTGCTGGCACTGGCCACGGTGCGCCTGGAGGCTGGCTTCACCTCGCTGATCAACGCCACCACCCCGATCTTCACCGCGCTGCTGGGGGCTCTGTTCTTCACGACACCGGTGCAACGCCAGCAGTACCTGGGACTCGCCCTCGCCTTCGCCGGGGTCTATGTGCTCTCTGCCAACCGGCTGGATTTTGCGCTGGGTGGTGACGGCTGGTTCATTCTGTCGGCGCTGGGGGCCACCTTCTGCTATGGCGTCGCCAGCAATTATTCCAAGACCTATCTCTCGCATCTTCCGGTTCGCGTCCTGGCGGCGGGCAGCACGGCGATGTCGGCACTGATCCTGCTCATCCCCGGCCTGCTGCTGTGGCCAACCGAACCCATCAGCGGACTGGCCTGGGCCAACGGCCTGAGCCTTGCGGTGTTCAGTACCACCGTGGCATTCCTGCTCTATTTCGGGCTGATCTCCAGCGCCGGGGCGACAGCCACCTCGACGGTCACCTTCCTGGTACCGGTCAGCGCGCTGCTCTGGGGCTATCTGCTGCTTGGGGAAGTGCTCAGCCTGCAGATACTGGTCGGCATGGCGATTACCTTGGTGGGTACCGCCGTCGCCACTGGCATCCTGCGGCTGCGTCGCCGGACGTTGACCTGA
- a CDS encoding acyl-CoA synthetase, with protein MNNSIFEQGLPKTQANHVPLSPLTFIERSASIYPDYPAVVHGDVRRSWSETWTRCRRLASALEKRGIKPGETVAAMLPNVPAMFEAHFGVPLAGCVLNTLNIRLDAEAIAYMLEHGEAQVVLVDPEFADVVEEAVSQLAIKPLVIDVDDALFEGEVRHIGGLEYEALLAEGDPDYAYRLPEDEWQAISLNYTSGTTGKPKGVVYHHRGAYLNAVSNILEWAMPHHPIYLWTLPMFHCNGWCFPWTIAANAGTSVCLRRVDPRKIMALIADEGVTHFSGAPIVLNGLVNLPDEDKRDFDHPVKVTTAGAAPPASVISGVEKMGIEVTHVYGLTEVYGPVTVCAWREAWDELPMEERAKIKSRQGVRYHMLEALCVADPNTLEPVPKDGETVGEILMRGNNVMKGYLKNEAATEQALEGGWYHTGDLAVWHADGYIEIKDRSKDIIISGGENISTIEVENAIYSHPAVEEAAVVAKPDEKWGETPCAFVKLKVGYGEVTEADIIAHCREHLARFKVPKTVIFSELPKTSTGKIQKFVLREEARKS; from the coding sequence ATGAACAACAGCATCTTCGAACAGGGCCTGCCCAAGACGCAGGCCAACCACGTACCACTGTCGCCGCTGACCTTCATCGAGCGCAGCGCTTCCATCTACCCGGATTATCCGGCGGTGGTGCATGGTGACGTCCGCCGCAGTTGGAGCGAGACCTGGACGCGCTGTCGCCGGCTCGCCTCGGCGCTGGAAAAACGCGGCATCAAGCCAGGCGAGACGGTAGCCGCCATGCTGCCCAATGTGCCCGCCATGTTCGAGGCGCACTTCGGCGTGCCGCTGGCCGGCTGCGTGCTCAATACGCTGAACATCCGCCTCGATGCCGAGGCCATCGCCTACATGCTCGAGCACGGTGAGGCCCAGGTGGTGCTGGTGGACCCGGAGTTTGCCGACGTCGTCGAGGAAGCTGTCTCACAGCTGGCCATCAAGCCGCTGGTGATCGACGTCGACGATGCCCTCTTCGAGGGCGAAGTCCGCCATATCGGTGGGCTGGAGTACGAGGCGCTGCTGGCCGAAGGCGACCCGGACTACGCCTACCGGCTGCCCGAGGATGAGTGGCAGGCGATCTCGCTCAACTACACCTCCGGCACCACCGGCAAGCCCAAGGGGGTGGTCTACCATCACCGCGGCGCCTACCTGAATGCGGTAAGCAATATCCTCGAGTGGGCCATGCCACACCACCCGATCTATCTCTGGACGCTGCCGATGTTCCACTGCAACGGCTGGTGCTTCCCCTGGACCATCGCTGCCAATGCCGGTACCAGCGTGTGCCTACGCAGGGTCGATCCCAGGAAGATCATGGCGCTTATCGCCGACGAGGGTGTGACCCATTTCAGCGGCGCGCCCATCGTGCTCAACGGCCTGGTCAATCTCCCCGATGAGGACAAGCGCGACTTCGACCATCCGGTGAAGGTCACCACCGCCGGTGCCGCGCCTCCCGCCTCGGTGATCTCCGGTGTGGAGAAGATGGGCATCGAGGTGACCCACGTCTACGGCCTCACCGAGGTCTATGGCCCGGTGACCGTCTGTGCCTGGCGTGAGGCGTGGGATGAACTGCCGATGGAGGAGCGGGCGAAGATCAAGTCGCGCCAGGGCGTGCGCTACCACATGCTCGAAGCGCTTTGTGTCGCCGATCCCAATACCCTGGAGCCCGTACCCAAGGACGGCGAGACCGTTGGCGAGATCCTGATGCGTGGCAACAACGTGATGAAGGGCTACCTCAAGAACGAGGCGGCAACCGAGCAGGCTCTGGAGGGCGGCTGGTATCACACCGGCGACCTGGCGGTCTGGCATGCGGACGGCTACATCGAGATCAAGGACCGCTCCAAGGACATCATCATCTCCGGTGGCGAGAACATCTCCACCATCGAGGTGGAAAACGCCATCTATTCGCACCCGGCCGTGGAAGAGGCCGCGGTGGTGGCCAAGCCCGACGAGAAGTGGGGTGAGACCCCCTGCGCCTTCGTCAAGCTCAAGGTGGGCTACGGCGAGGTCACCGAAGCGGACATCATCGCGCACTGCCGGGAGCACCTGGCCCGCTTCAAGGTGCCCAAGACGGTGATCTTCAGCGAACTGCCCAAGACCTCCACCGGCAAGATCCAGAAGTTCGTGCTGCGTGAAGAAGCGCGCAAGTCATAA
- a CDS encoding 3-hydroxybutyryl-CoA dehydrogenase codes for MNSQQIGVVGAGTMGQGIAQVLATSGFSVQLYDVADEQLTRAQAAIDKGLGKLVAKEKLSEADKGSALERLAVTTALDALRDCAVIIEAAPEQPALKEKLFRDLSRLSHEAILASNTSSLSLTRLAAVCERPERVVGMHFFNPVPVLKLVEVIRAEQTSDATVAQIEALAEALGKTAVAIADSPGFAVNRLLVPMINEAAFLLQEGAATAEDIDQSMKLGAAHPMGPLALGDLIGLDVCLAIMEVLQEGFGDPKYRPCPLLRRMVAAGYLGRKSGRGFHVYN; via the coding sequence ATGAACTCACAGCAGATTGGTGTGGTCGGCGCGGGGACCATGGGGCAGGGCATTGCACAGGTTCTGGCGACAAGCGGCTTCTCGGTTCAGCTCTATGACGTGGCCGACGAACAGCTTACCCGTGCCCAGGCGGCTATCGACAAGGGGCTGGGCAAGCTGGTGGCCAAGGAGAAGCTCTCCGAGGCCGACAAGGGGTCGGCTCTGGAGCGGTTGGCGGTGACCACGGCCCTGGACGCCCTGCGCGACTGTGCCGTGATCATCGAAGCAGCACCGGAGCAGCCGGCGCTGAAGGAAAAACTGTTCCGCGACCTCAGCCGCCTGAGCCATGAGGCAATCCTTGCCTCCAACACCTCATCGCTGTCGCTGACCCGGCTTGCCGCGGTGTGCGAGCGTCCCGAGCGTGTGGTGGGCATGCACTTCTTCAACCCGGTACCGGTACTCAAGCTGGTCGAGGTGATTCGCGCCGAGCAGACCTCTGATGCCACCGTGGCGCAGATCGAGGCGTTGGCCGAGGCCCTGGGCAAGACCGCAGTAGCCATCGCCGACTCGCCGGGCTTCGCCGTCAACCGCCTGCTGGTGCCCATGATCAACGAAGCCGCTTTCCTGCTGCAGGAAGGGGCTGCGACCGCCGAGGACATCGACCAGTCGATGAAGCTCGGTGCCGCCCACCCCATGGGGCCGCTGGCGCTGGGAGACCTGATCGGCCTGGATGTCTGCCTGGCGATCATGGAGGTGCTGCAGGAGGGCTTCGGCGATCCCAAGTACCGGCCCTGCCCGTTGCTCCGGCGCATGGTGGCCGCCGGCTACCTGGGGCGGAAGAGTGGGCGAGGCTTCCACGTATACAACTGA